From Ignavibacterium sp.:
AAATTAAAAAAAATTCTTAAATCAAGTATTAAGTTTTGATTAATTAATTCTGATCGAATTTAACTCACATTCAGGGAAAATCTCAAATTTATGATTTGAAATTTAGTCGTTGCTAAAAATCGCCCTCGCATGCTGATCAGCGTGATAAGAACTTCTGACTAAAGGAGCGGATTCAACAATTTTGAATCCCATTTTTAATCCTTCTTCTTTGTACATTCTGAATTCCTCAGGCGTAACAAACCTGTCAACCGGAAGATGTTGTTTTGTCGGTTGAAGATATTGTCCGATTGTAAGAATATCACAGCCGTGACTTACCAAATCTTTCATCAACTCAATCACCTCTTCAGGTTTTTCACCGATTCCGACCATAATTCCACTTTTTGTTTTAAGTCCTTTACTTTTGAACCATCTGATAAGATTCAGACTTCTTTCATATTTTGCCTGTGGCCGGACTGCGTGATACAATCTCGGTACTGTTTCAAGATTATGATTAAGAATATCTGGTGGTGATTGCATAATTATTTCAAATGCATTTTCATCACCTTTAAAGTCAGGGATAAGAATTTCAACAGTGCAATCCGGTTTTCGTTCACGAATTAATCTTACACACTCTTTAAAAATTGTTGCTCCACCATCTTTCAGCTCATCACGATTGACTGAAGTAATTACAACATGTCTCAAATCCAATTCAATAACTGATTCAACAACACGGTAAGGTTCGTTCAAATCAAGTTCATTTGGAATTCCAAGTTTTACATTACAAAAACCACAGCTTCGTGTGCAGGTATCACCTAAAATCATAAAAGTAGCTGAGCGATGATTCCAGCATTCTGCAATGTTTG
This genomic window contains:
- the lipA gene encoding lipoyl synthase, with the protein product MQKINQHQKAFKEQIEKSRQDLGKRPEWLKVKLPTGENYTDVKNLMRRQKLNTVCEEARCPNIAECWNHRSATFMILGDTCTRSCGFCNVKLGIPNELDLNEPYRVVESVIELDLRHVVITSVNRDELKDGGATIFKECVRLIRERKPDCTVEILIPDFKGDENAFEIIMQSPPDILNHNLETVPRLYHAVRPQAKYERSLNLIRWFKSKGLKTKSGIMVGIGEKPEEVIELMKDLVSHGCDILTIGQYLQPTKQHLPVDRFVTPEEFRMYKEEGLKMGFKIVESAPLVRSSYHADQHARAIFSND